Proteins encoded by one window of Microplitis mediator isolate UGA2020A chromosome 1, iyMicMedi2.1, whole genome shotgun sequence:
- the LOC130676506 gene encoding lon protease homolog, mitochondrial isoform X2 codes for MRLLIKSINSQLLPVFRQRITLNRTYSNLSIIKKPGAAARRNVNWLEVKSKTEGTFISNYKRIRCMTVLREFSTKKPADDDPPLEVEAEPTVEGYPATLPATVVVPEVWPHVPVIAISRHPVFPRFIKLIELTNPILIDLIRRKVKLNQPYVGIFLKKNEENESEIVNSIDDVYPIGTFAQIHEIQDLGDKLRLVIMSHRRIKIVSQMIEDISEKPAQDEPVADSKRSRRFVRSKRNDPKSDEPAREISQVEQDNVAAETDTKVPATPVPTPVTPSAEVEAAVEATPVQAVPIDGSPQPLLMAEVVNVTHEKFRQTEEIKALTQEIIKTIRDIISMNPIYRESLNQMLHQGTRVVDNPVYLSDLGAALTGAEAKELQEVLEELDISKRLRLSLALLKKEYELSKLQQKIGREVEEKVKQQHRKYILHEQLKVIKKELGLEKDDKDAIEEKYRERIRQKVVPKPVMDVIEEELTKLSFLENHSSEFNVTRNYLDWLTSLPWGVTSPENLKIQEASDILEEDHYGMEDIKKRILEFIAVSQLKGTTQGKILCFHGPPGVGKTSIARSIARALNREYFRFSVGGMTDVAEIKGHRRTYVGAMPGKIIQCLKKTKTENPLVLIDEVDKIGKGYQGDPASALLEMLDPEQNANFLDHYLDVPVDLSKVLFICTANITDTIPEPLRDRMEMIDMSGYVAEEKLAIAKQYLIPQAMKDSGLTAEQIDIEESALSTLIKAYCRESGVRNLQKHIEKVSRKVAFKVVKQEAEHIDVTKDNLSDFVGKPVFTHDRMYDITPPGVIMGLAWTAMGGSTLFIETSISKPFTAKKYEGSLELTGHLGDVMKESVRIALTVARNFVKKIDQENTILYDAHLHLHVPEGATPKDGPSAGVTIATALISLARGQPIRQDVAMTGELSLMGKVLPVGGIKEKTIAAKRAGVKCIILPEENKKDFDDLAKYITDGLEVHFASTYQDVYKVCFDDSQQFNPVKDSTGIDYHVTPQAASIHGKNA; via the exons atgcGTTTGTTAATAAAGTCAATAAACTCTCAACTTCTGCCGGTATTTCGTCAGCGCATAACTTTAAATAGAAcgtattcaaatttatcaataataaaaaaacctgGAGCTGCAGCTCGAAGAAACGTAAATTGGCTGGAGGTTAAAAGTAAAACTGAAGGAACTTTTATCAGTAATTACAAAAGAATAAGATGTATGACAGTTCTTCGTGAGTTTTCGACCAAGAAACCAGCTGATGATGATCCTcctct tgAAGTAGAAGCTGAACCAACGGTCGAAGGATACCCGGCAACGTTACCAGCAACAGTTGTCGTACCTGAAGTCTGGCCGCACGTTCCAGTGATAGCGATAAGTCGCCATCCAGTATTTCCGCgttttataaaacttattgAGTTGACTAATCCGATATTAATAGACTTGATACGCCGTAAAGTCAAATTAAATCAACCATACGttggaatatttttaaagaaaaatgaaga aaatgaATCAGAGATTGTAAATAGTATAGATGATGTGTATCCTATCGGTACGTTTGCTCAGATCCATGAAATCCAAGATCTGGGTGATAAATTACGTCTGGTGATAATGTCACATCGTAGAATTAAAATAGTCAGCCAGATGATCGAAGACATCAGTGAAAAACCAGCCCAAg ACGAGCCGGTTGCTGACTCAAAACGTTCAAGACGTTTTGTGAGGAGCAAAAGAAATGATCCGAAAAGTGACGAGCCTGCTCGGGAAATATCTCAAGTTGAACAAGACAACGTAGCTGCCGAAACTGATACCAAAGTTCCAGCTACTCCTGTTCCTACTCCAGTTACTCCCAGTGCTGAGGTTGAAGCTGCGGTTGAAGCAACTCCAGTCCAAGCGGTTCCGATTGACGGATCTCCGCAGCCACTTTTGATGGCTGAAGTTGTCAATGTCACTCATGAAAAGTTCCGTCAAACAGAAGaaattaaa gcACTGAcgcaagaaataataaaaacaattcgCGATATAATTAGCATGAATCCGATATATCGGGAATCGTTGAACCAAATGCTGCATCAAGGAACGCGTGTTGTTGATAATCCGGTTTATTTAAGTGACTTGGGAGCAGCACTAACTGGAGCTGAAGCTAAAGAATTGCAGGAAGTTCTTGAAGAATTAGAT atTTCCAAACGACTGCGGTTGTCTTTGGCCCTTTTGAAAAAAGAGTACGAACTGAGTAAGCTCCAACAAAAAATAGGCCGCGAGGTTGAAGAAAAAGTAAAGCAGCAGCACCGCAAGTACATTCTACATGAGCAACTGaaagtgattaaaaaagaACTGGGTCTTGAGAAAGACGACAAGGATGCgattgaagaaaaatatagagagcGGATCCGCCAGAAAGTCGTTCCCAAACCGGTGATGGATGTCATCGAAGAGGAATTGACCAAATTGAGTTTCCTAGAGAATCACAGCAGCGAGTTCAATGTTACGCGTAATTATTTAGACTGGCTGACATCCTTGCCGTGGGGTGTCACCAGCCCGGAGAACTTGAAGATCCAGGAAGCTTCGGATATTCTCGAAGAAGATCATTATGGAATGGAGGACATTAAGAAACGTATTTTGGAGTTTATTGCCGTGAGTCAGCTGAAGGGAACGACGCAGGGTAAAATTTTGTGTTTCCACGGCCCTCCGGGTGTAGGAAAGACTTCGATCGCGCGGTCGATAGCTCGGGCGTTGAACCGCGAGTATTTCAGGTTCAGCGTCGGTGGGATGACTGACGTGGCGGAAATAAAAGGACACAGACGTACTTATGTGGGCGCAATGCCTGGCAAAATAATTCAGTGTCTCaagaaaactaaaactgaAAATCCTCTGGTGCTTATTGACGAAGTCGACAAAATCGGGAAAGGCTACCAAGGAGATCCAGCTTCAGCGTTACTGGAGATGTTGGATCCAGAGCAGAACGCAAATTTCCTTGATCATTACTTAGATGTTCCGGTTGATCTGTCAAAAGTTTTGTTTATTTGCACCGCGAATATAACGGACACTATTCCTGAGCCACTGAGAGATCGTATGGAGATGATTGACATGTCTGGTTATGTTGCTGAAGAAAAACTAGCTATTGCTAAACAATATTTGATACCCCAGGCTATGAAAGACTCGGGACTCACTGCCGAGCAAATAGATATAGAGGAATCAGCTTTGTCGACTCTTATCAAAGCTTACTGCCGCGAATCAGGAGTCAGGAATCTTCAGAAGCACATCGAGAAGGTGTCAAGAAAGGTTGCGTTTAAAGTTGTCAAGCAGGAAGCTGAACACATTGATGTCACTAAAGATAATTTAAGTGACTTTGTGGGCAAACCCGTTTTCACACACGACAGGATGTATGACATCACACCGCCTGGTGTCATAATGGGTCTAGCTTGGACTGCAATGGGCGGGTCGACTCTATTTATCGAGACATCCATCAGCAAACCCTTCACTGCCAAAAAATACGAAGGCTCTCTAGAACTGACCGGACACCTCGGGGACGTGATGAAAGAATCGGTCAGAATTGCTTTGACAGTCGCCCGCaactttgttaaaaaaatagaccAAGAAAATACAATCTTATACGACGCGCACCTGCATCTCCATGTACCTGAAGGTGCCACTCCCAAGGATGGGCCCAGCGCTGGAGTGACCATTGCCACGGCTCTGATTTCCCTCGCCCGAGGACAGCCCATCAGACAGGACGTAGCGATGACAGGGGAGTTGAGTCTCATGGGCAAAGTGTTGCCCGTTGGTGGAATCAAGGAGAAGACAATCGCGGCCAAGAGAGCCGGAGTCAAGTGCATAATTCTACCGGAGGAAAACAAAAAAGACTTTGATGATCTTGCCAAGTACATTACCGACGGACTAGAAGTACATTTTGCCAGCACCTATCAAGATGTCTACAAAGTTTGCTTCGATGACAGCCAGCAGTTTAATCCAGTGAAAGACTCAACGGGAATCGATTATCATGTGACGCCTCAAGCTGCCTCCATTCATGGAAAAAATGCGtag
- the LOC130676572 gene encoding gonadal protein gdl, whose protein sequence is MESTDPSPEDLQRKLYFLVEQLQNMAGALPSKYQMRLPYELLSGLANSLLNDTIFEIVKGLMEIQHVTEKHLFQQRLQLLNQQKIQMQEALAGLNTEEEKLAAKIALDEKQKKDLKATDMRLVMQLDQKVADQQSILEKAGVPGFYVTNNPAEIQVQMRLCDFIIRLSKMEIPR, encoded by the coding sequence atggaatCAACGGATCCAAGCCCAGAAGATCTCCAACGTAAATTATATTTCCTGGTAGAACAATTGCAAAACATGGCTGGTGCATTGCCGTCAAAGTATCAAATGCGTCTGCCCTACGAATTGCTATCCGGACTAGCAAACTCTCTACTAAACGACACGATATTCGAAATAGTGAAAGGGCTAATGGAGATCCAGCACGTCACCGAAAAGCATTTGTTTCAGCAGCGGCTCCAGCTGCTAAACCAGCAGAAGATCCAGATGCAAGAGGCGCTAGCCGGGTTGAACACCGAGGAGGAGAAACTAGCGGCGAAAATTGCGCTCGATGAGAAGCAGAAGAAGGATTTGAAGGCAACAGACATGAGACTGGTCATGCAGCTGGACCAGAAAGTCGCCGACCAGCAGAGTATCTTAGAGAAGGCCGGCGTTCCTGGTTTTTACGTAACGAATAATCCTGCAGAAATCCAAGTGCAAATGAGACTCTGCGACTTTATCATACGCTTAAGTAAAATGGAAATTCCCagatga
- the LOC130676525 gene encoding protein AATF-like, whose translation MTSKLKKPSLAEELDSLINVAPKAFESDDDQEETKAKVVDKFEESHSDDDQTSSFRKKNVPLLDEIDERYKGKKVTRKEAFGEESDSDVDDHDDDDEIKSDDESEVEEEEESDEDEDDEEDDDDDDDDNEDEDLSDDYDQDEENPLYRDRSDNTFKNLASDAQSDVEKANCVAKQQKIWENLLEIRIKLQPVLMTSNKMPQYDVVKTMEPTPEFIKQKDQVQSKLCGILDNLLNLQEKLLKNYPETKNLLDKKATESKTDDDGDEEICSDTEDEVEKSEAESEEDSEEPPKKKTKRSLNGYEKIINDIHNKYSPYRDSVIQKWNDKTRVATGKISKNANQSIVKQIEFVLNDKPKLIKRTQLKRSEYEIVGKKSLDETDEDGRRIHEYDHEIYDDDDFYQQLLRDLIEQKTAHITDPLELGRQFCKLQSLRNKLKRKIDTRATKGRRIRYNVHNKLVNYMPAITVNDTWSDLAKTELYNSLFGKIKSHN comes from the exons atgacgtCAAAGTTGAAGAAGCCCAGCTTGGCTGAAGAGCTGGACAGTTTGATAAATGTTGCGCCTAAGGCATTTGAATCCGACGACGACCAAGAGGAAACAAAAGCTAaagttgttgataaatttgagGAATCTCATTCTGATGATGATCAAACTTCCTCGTTTAGAAAGAAAAATGTTCCATTGCTTGATGAGATTGATGAaag gtATAAGGGAAAAAAAGTCACGAGGAAAGAAGCTTTTGGTGAGGAAAGTGACTCTGATGttgatgatcatgatgatgatgatgagatAAAGTCAGATGATGAATCTGAagtagaagaagaagaagaaagtGATGAGGATGAAGACGATgaagaagatgatgatgatgatgatgatgataatgaagaCGAAGATCTATCTGATGATTATGATCAAGATGAAGAAAATCCTTTGTATCGTGACCGCAGTGacaatacatttaaaaatttagcatCTGATGCTCAGTCAGATGTTGAAAAAGCAAACTGCGTTgcaaaacaacaaaaaatatgggaAAATTTACTTGAGATTCGTATAAAATTGCAGCCAGTTTTGATGACCAGCAACAAGATGCCCCAGTACGATGTCGTGAAAACTATGGAACCTACTCCAGAGTTCATTAAACAAAAAGATCAAGTTCAAAGTAAATTGTGTGGTATACTAGATAATTTGCTTAATCTTCAGgagaaattattgaaaaattatcccgagactaaaaatttattagacaaAAAAGCGACCGAGAGCAAAactgatgatgatggtgatgaaGAGATTTGTTCAGACACTGAAGATGAAGTGGAAAAGTCTGAAGCGGAGTCGGAAGAAGACTCCGAAGAACCGCCAAAGAAAAAGACAAAACGCAGTTTGAATGGTTAcgagaaaataataaacgatATTCATAATAAATACTCGCCCTATCGCGACTCCGTGATTCAGAAATGGAATGACAAGACTCGCGTAGCCACTGGGAAAATAAGTAAGAATGCTAATCAGTCGATAGTGAAACAAATCGAGTTTGTGCTAAATGACAAGCCAAAGCTGATAAAACGGACGCAGTTGAAGCGCTCGGAGTACGAGATCGTGGGAAAGAAATCGCTGGACGAAACCGACGAGGACGGCAGGCGAATTCATGAGTACGATCATGAAATTTACGACGACGATGACTTTTATCAGCAGTTATTACGTGACTTAATTGAGCAAAAGACCGCCCACATCACGGATCCACTGGAGCTGGGCAGACAGTTCTGTAAATTGCAAAGTTTGAGGAACAAATTGAAACGTAAAATAGACACACGTGCAACCAAAGGCCGCAGAATACGTTACAATgttcataataaattagttaattacatGCCGGCGATTACTGTCAACGACACTTGGAGCGATTTAGCTAAAACTGAATTGTATAATTCGCTCTTTGGTAAAATAAAGtctcataattaa
- the LOC130676568 gene encoding uncharacterized protein LOC130676568, whose amino-acid sequence MSNIKIEILEDAEDSFRVVTSGKIIATNYYTEILGNFLDNYSFFSSRPSIQMSSIRMKAASDGPDVAPTITTSVLEVIDSKILSVERIPVVIKTQDLVNSSSVSATFSTSLEKEIDNAAMSSWTNFEAIPLVQSQIGAFCIKIKYNDFLLDYSQCWGEIRKHNKTVTLRDITATEVTLQPGQGVTVKLTALKTIVKAEILYCWSNYNTIKNFTEIIQTEFYRNSQVLVEDK is encoded by the coding sequence atgagtaatataaaaatagaaatattagaAGACGCCGAAGACTCGTTTCGTGTTGTGACGTCAGGAAAGATAATAGCGACAAATTATTATACGGAAATTCTTGGGAATTTTCTCGATAACTACAGCTTCTTTAGTTCACGACCATCAATCCAAATGTCGAGTATAAGAATGAAGGCAGCCTCTGATGGACCTGATGTTGCtccaacaataacaacaagtGTATTGGAAGTAATAGACTCAAAAATACTCTCAGTTGAAAGGATTCCCGTTGTTATCAAAACCCAAGACTTGGTCAACAGCAGCTCGGTATCAGCGACTTTCAGCACCTCATTGGAGAAAGAGATCGACAATGCAGCGATGTCGTCGTGGACTAATTTTGAAGCCATTCCATTGGTCCAGAGTCAGATTGGAGCTttctgtataaaaataaaatacaatgatTTCTTGCTAGACTATTCGCAATGCTGGGGCGAAATTAGAAAACACAACAAAACGGTTACTTTGAGAGATATAACCGCAACTGAAGTTACCCTTCAACCTGGACAAGGAGTTACCGTTAAATTAACGGCTTTAAAAACAATCGTCAAGgcggaaattttatattgttggagtaattacaatacaattaaaaattttactgaaattatcCAAACTGAATTCTATCGAAACTCTCAAGTCCTCGTTGAggataaatag
- the LOC130676536 gene encoding 28S ribosomal protein S15, mitochondrial, with the protein MSMLWNSIKPVSNLIKNVPKVPARFKVTFKSDLKITWTRPEKVPSTDPSKSCDLGLDHKTKGTEYSRWFSQSKELQNADEIVKKLCTLDYLPMKMTEEVNREKTIALVKRHELDRGSMEVQIAAMTSEILYLQEYLTRFPRNRVTKHFLKELIDKRRKCLGRLRKWDYRRFEWLLEKMNLLFKPHPPLYHRVERKASMRKLTATHCDKIVQEKITNYRKELEAQQKIFFKEKAEKLAFIRSEEIACGLPPSVTEEEIAAAREKAKQFE; encoded by the exons atgagcATGCTATGGAATAGCATTAAACCTGTgagcaatttaattaaaaatgtaccAAAAGTACCGGCGAGATTTAAAGTGACATTTAAATCAGACTTAAAAATAACTTGGACCCGGCCCGAAAAAGTACCCAGTACTGATCCATCTAAAAGTTGTGATCTTGGATTGGACCACAAAACCAAAGGGACTGAGTACTCTCGGTGGTTCAGTCAGTCCAAAGAATTACAAAA tgccgatgaaatagtgaaaaaattatgtacactTGATTATTTACCGATGAAAATGACTGAAGAAGTTAATCGCGAAAAAACGATAGCGCTCGTCAAAAGACATGAATTAGACCGTGGGTCCATGGAAGttcaaa ttgctGCAATGACCAGCGAAATACTTTACCTCCAGGAATACCTGACCCGGTTTCCTCGCAACAGAGTAACCAAACACTTTTTAAAAGAACTGATAGACAAACGGCGAAAGTGCTTGGGCAGGTTACGGAAGTGGGATTACCGTCGATTCGAGTGGCTTCTGGAGAAAATGAATCTGTTGTTCAAACCTCACCCGCCTCTGTACCACCGGGTCGAGCGAAAAGCCTCGATGCGTAAATTGACGGCCACTCACTGTGATAAAATAGTccaagaaaaaattacaaactatCGAAAAGAACTCGAAGCTCagcagaaaatatttttcaaagagAAAGCCGAAAAACTTGCGTTCATTCGCTCTGAAGAAATAGCTTGCGGACTGCCTCCTAGTGTTACTGAAGAAGAAATAGCTGCTGCGCGTGAGAAAGcaaaacaatttgaataa
- the LOC130676506 gene encoding lon protease homolog, mitochondrial isoform X1 — MRLLIKSINSQLLPVFRQRITLNRTYSNLSIIKKPGAAARRNVNWLEVKSKTEGTFISNYKRIRCMTVLREFSTKKPADDDPPLEVEAEPTVEGYPATLPATVVVPEVWPHVPVIAISRHPVFPRFIKLIELTNPILIDLIRRKVKLNQPYVGIFLKKNEENESEIVNSIDDVYPIGTFAQIHEIQDLGDKLRLVIMSHRRIKIVSQMIEDISEKPAQDMKLTFPLFNTSINVSVDEPVADSKRSRRFVRSKRNDPKSDEPAREISQVEQDNVAAETDTKVPATPVPTPVTPSAEVEAAVEATPVQAVPIDGSPQPLLMAEVVNVTHEKFRQTEEIKALTQEIIKTIRDIISMNPIYRESLNQMLHQGTRVVDNPVYLSDLGAALTGAEAKELQEVLEELDISKRLRLSLALLKKEYELSKLQQKIGREVEEKVKQQHRKYILHEQLKVIKKELGLEKDDKDAIEEKYRERIRQKVVPKPVMDVIEEELTKLSFLENHSSEFNVTRNYLDWLTSLPWGVTSPENLKIQEASDILEEDHYGMEDIKKRILEFIAVSQLKGTTQGKILCFHGPPGVGKTSIARSIARALNREYFRFSVGGMTDVAEIKGHRRTYVGAMPGKIIQCLKKTKTENPLVLIDEVDKIGKGYQGDPASALLEMLDPEQNANFLDHYLDVPVDLSKVLFICTANITDTIPEPLRDRMEMIDMSGYVAEEKLAIAKQYLIPQAMKDSGLTAEQIDIEESALSTLIKAYCRESGVRNLQKHIEKVSRKVAFKVVKQEAEHIDVTKDNLSDFVGKPVFTHDRMYDITPPGVIMGLAWTAMGGSTLFIETSISKPFTAKKYEGSLELTGHLGDVMKESVRIALTVARNFVKKIDQENTILYDAHLHLHVPEGATPKDGPSAGVTIATALISLARGQPIRQDVAMTGELSLMGKVLPVGGIKEKTIAAKRAGVKCIILPEENKKDFDDLAKYITDGLEVHFASTYQDVYKVCFDDSQQFNPVKDSTGIDYHVTPQAASIHGKNA; from the exons atgcGTTTGTTAATAAAGTCAATAAACTCTCAACTTCTGCCGGTATTTCGTCAGCGCATAACTTTAAATAGAAcgtattcaaatttatcaataataaaaaaacctgGAGCTGCAGCTCGAAGAAACGTAAATTGGCTGGAGGTTAAAAGTAAAACTGAAGGAACTTTTATCAGTAATTACAAAAGAATAAGATGTATGACAGTTCTTCGTGAGTTTTCGACCAAGAAACCAGCTGATGATGATCCTcctct tgAAGTAGAAGCTGAACCAACGGTCGAAGGATACCCGGCAACGTTACCAGCAACAGTTGTCGTACCTGAAGTCTGGCCGCACGTTCCAGTGATAGCGATAAGTCGCCATCCAGTATTTCCGCgttttataaaacttattgAGTTGACTAATCCGATATTAATAGACTTGATACGCCGTAAAGTCAAATTAAATCAACCATACGttggaatatttttaaagaaaaatgaaga aaatgaATCAGAGATTGTAAATAGTATAGATGATGTGTATCCTATCGGTACGTTTGCTCAGATCCATGAAATCCAAGATCTGGGTGATAAATTACGTCTGGTGATAATGTCACATCGTAGAATTAAAATAGTCAGCCAGATGATCGAAGACATCAGTGAAAAACCAGCCCAAg ATATGAAACTGACGTTTCCACTATTTAATACATCAATTAACGTCTCCGTAGACGAGCCGGTTGCTGACTCAAAACGTTCAAGACGTTTTGTGAGGAGCAAAAGAAATGATCCGAAAAGTGACGAGCCTGCTCGGGAAATATCTCAAGTTGAACAAGACAACGTAGCTGCCGAAACTGATACCAAAGTTCCAGCTACTCCTGTTCCTACTCCAGTTACTCCCAGTGCTGAGGTTGAAGCTGCGGTTGAAGCAACTCCAGTCCAAGCGGTTCCGATTGACGGATCTCCGCAGCCACTTTTGATGGCTGAAGTTGTCAATGTCACTCATGAAAAGTTCCGTCAAACAGAAGaaattaaa gcACTGAcgcaagaaataataaaaacaattcgCGATATAATTAGCATGAATCCGATATATCGGGAATCGTTGAACCAAATGCTGCATCAAGGAACGCGTGTTGTTGATAATCCGGTTTATTTAAGTGACTTGGGAGCAGCACTAACTGGAGCTGAAGCTAAAGAATTGCAGGAAGTTCTTGAAGAATTAGAT atTTCCAAACGACTGCGGTTGTCTTTGGCCCTTTTGAAAAAAGAGTACGAACTGAGTAAGCTCCAACAAAAAATAGGCCGCGAGGTTGAAGAAAAAGTAAAGCAGCAGCACCGCAAGTACATTCTACATGAGCAACTGaaagtgattaaaaaagaACTGGGTCTTGAGAAAGACGACAAGGATGCgattgaagaaaaatatagagagcGGATCCGCCAGAAAGTCGTTCCCAAACCGGTGATGGATGTCATCGAAGAGGAATTGACCAAATTGAGTTTCCTAGAGAATCACAGCAGCGAGTTCAATGTTACGCGTAATTATTTAGACTGGCTGACATCCTTGCCGTGGGGTGTCACCAGCCCGGAGAACTTGAAGATCCAGGAAGCTTCGGATATTCTCGAAGAAGATCATTATGGAATGGAGGACATTAAGAAACGTATTTTGGAGTTTATTGCCGTGAGTCAGCTGAAGGGAACGACGCAGGGTAAAATTTTGTGTTTCCACGGCCCTCCGGGTGTAGGAAAGACTTCGATCGCGCGGTCGATAGCTCGGGCGTTGAACCGCGAGTATTTCAGGTTCAGCGTCGGTGGGATGACTGACGTGGCGGAAATAAAAGGACACAGACGTACTTATGTGGGCGCAATGCCTGGCAAAATAATTCAGTGTCTCaagaaaactaaaactgaAAATCCTCTGGTGCTTATTGACGAAGTCGACAAAATCGGGAAAGGCTACCAAGGAGATCCAGCTTCAGCGTTACTGGAGATGTTGGATCCAGAGCAGAACGCAAATTTCCTTGATCATTACTTAGATGTTCCGGTTGATCTGTCAAAAGTTTTGTTTATTTGCACCGCGAATATAACGGACACTATTCCTGAGCCACTGAGAGATCGTATGGAGATGATTGACATGTCTGGTTATGTTGCTGAAGAAAAACTAGCTATTGCTAAACAATATTTGATACCCCAGGCTATGAAAGACTCGGGACTCACTGCCGAGCAAATAGATATAGAGGAATCAGCTTTGTCGACTCTTATCAAAGCTTACTGCCGCGAATCAGGAGTCAGGAATCTTCAGAAGCACATCGAGAAGGTGTCAAGAAAGGTTGCGTTTAAAGTTGTCAAGCAGGAAGCTGAACACATTGATGTCACTAAAGATAATTTAAGTGACTTTGTGGGCAAACCCGTTTTCACACACGACAGGATGTATGACATCACACCGCCTGGTGTCATAATGGGTCTAGCTTGGACTGCAATGGGCGGGTCGACTCTATTTATCGAGACATCCATCAGCAAACCCTTCACTGCCAAAAAATACGAAGGCTCTCTAGAACTGACCGGACACCTCGGGGACGTGATGAAAGAATCGGTCAGAATTGCTTTGACAGTCGCCCGCaactttgttaaaaaaatagaccAAGAAAATACAATCTTATACGACGCGCACCTGCATCTCCATGTACCTGAAGGTGCCACTCCCAAGGATGGGCCCAGCGCTGGAGTGACCATTGCCACGGCTCTGATTTCCCTCGCCCGAGGACAGCCCATCAGACAGGACGTAGCGATGACAGGGGAGTTGAGTCTCATGGGCAAAGTGTTGCCCGTTGGTGGAATCAAGGAGAAGACAATCGCGGCCAAGAGAGCCGGAGTCAAGTGCATAATTCTACCGGAGGAAAACAAAAAAGACTTTGATGATCTTGCCAAGTACATTACCGACGGACTAGAAGTACATTTTGCCAGCACCTATCAAGATGTCTACAAAGTTTGCTTCGATGACAGCCAGCAGTTTAATCCAGTGAAAGACTCAACGGGAATCGATTATCATGTGACGCCTCAAGCTGCCTCCATTCATGGAAAAAATGCGtag
- the LOC130669958 gene encoding GATA zinc finger domain-containing protein 8-like, giving the protein MRMDKNFDKIFNVKENLHKIKKRNKEKLVASKFFTPVENIQKFKMPDKKPVMTKNLKKSREMYRDKIISSEEVSRKKIKLDKEKTAVASRADVAAGNAENEEEFFEKLKLNYERDKAQGLLTERFHQKKVVKKVKKLFNDDCVKLMNNFKDARKNVYENDKTCSGDSNVRSLPGHQPATDDKSNESSADNYSTKNNYPKMNIKNNSYVNFFSPIPEYQKLSGPSTSSFSFLSEPNISFSDIEKDNFMMNLTENSRSINLPSQITSPSMLSRAITDHVSSDLSRFRTSKLIMDKDNQSVCSLPCSQSLSFNINNNNSQKNSNNRNSTVGSNKLHLPDYLFKK; this is encoded by the exons ATGAGAATGgataaaaatttcgataaaatttttaatgtaaaggaaaatttacataaaataaaaaaacgtaatAAGGAAAAATTGGtggcaagtaaattttttactcctgtggaaaatatacaaaagtttaaaatgcCTGATAAGAAACCAGTtatgactaaaaatttaaaaaaatctcgtGAAATGTAtcgtgataaaataatttcatcagAGGAAgtcagtagaaaaaaaataaaattagacaAAGAGAAGACTGCGGTTGCTAGCAGAGCCGATGTAGCTGCGGGCAATGCTGAGAATGAAgaggaattttttgaaaagttgAAGCTAAATTATGAAAGAGACAAAGCTCA AGGACTGCTGACTGAAAGGTTTCACCAGAAGAAAGTtgtcaaaaaagttaaaaaattatttaatgatgaCTGCGTTAAATTGATGAATAACTTCAAAGATGCCCGAAAGAATGTTTATGAAAATGACAAAACTTGTTCAGGAGATTCAAATGTACGGTCGTTGCCTGGCCATCAGCCTGCTACTGATGATAAATCTAATGAAAGTTCAGCTGATAATTattcaactaaaaataattacccaaAGATGAATATTAAGAATAATagttatgttaattttttttcacctatTCCTGAATATCAAAAGTTATCAGGACCATCAACATCCAg tttcAGTTTCTTGTCTGAACCAAACATATCATTCTCAGATATTGAGAAGGATAATTTCATGATGAACCTCACGGAAAATTCAAgatcaataaatttaccaaGCCAAATAACCAG TCCATCGATGTTGTCAAGAGCGATAACTGATCACGTGTCATCGGATTTATCACGATTCCGTAcatctaaattaattatggaCAAAGACAATCAATCAGTTTGTTCACTTCCTTGTTCTCAGTCTttatcttttaatattaataataataacagtcaGAAAAATTCCAATAATCGAAACTCAACagttggctcaaataaattacatttaccggactatttatttaagaaataa